A stretch of Planococcus citri chromosome 5, ihPlaCitr1.1, whole genome shotgun sequence DNA encodes these proteins:
- the LOC135848520 gene encoding constitutive coactivator of peroxisome proliferator-activated receptor gamma-like yields the protein MGVRGLQTFLEQYCPSACYWVKIAELAAKYKEETGKEPVIAVDAQSCYGLWCKGLDWVIGFEIQEFLHRLRMFVESFTKVGVKIVFFFGGLTVEKKRASWIGRRRRNLRDIYDVVGILEKGTLTKDLPERYASLPPTMGIFTSMFLKYILGCEVYMTIEECDEEIIEYVHKNDCFAIFAQDSDFLASDIKCAVLSSKNFNMGTMTTLLYEREVLAKILRIRTDQLPLLAVLAGNDLIDFEILKGFHCSICGIKFENNVKFDMLMPAIGRYINKLPDQPIDELLKTISIDVFGDESALGLIKACYNSYLVQETPKITNPATKWSRVLQIARFRHRNVLTPAAIWGVLSNQVFELAVTFEDLRRANNNRVRANSFIPSATVTRLLRQKMYGILLYEYEHLADVEIKEWCGENEDSYLQPVIVKPVEPTVHHPGLLQLWSDNNSDRHIQMKWKLFLSSISPNITSVNEWTALTEDLVAISAALFYLFEQEFFSGFEMNAAMATVATFSLYSRERLETLYYGPHNSRATHISVAVIRTFSMVIMLMAACGYPVPLSGDLVFIKFEAKLFQIKYKDMKQRKTVEEMCENDERCIAVFNQMRKALSRATRKSKRNTNRKPQPSENDQKQTEDQAQTAESKEA from the exons ATGGGTGTTCGAGGACTACAAACATTCCTGGAACAGTACTGTCCATCAGCCTGTTACTGGGTAAAAATCGCAGAATTGGCCGCCAAATACAA agAAGAGACAGGAAAAGAACCAGTGATCGCTGTAGATGCCCAATCATGCTACGGATTATGGTGCAAAGGACTAGATTGGGTGATTGGATTCGAAATCCAAGAATTTCTCCACCGGTTAAGAATGTTCGTCGAATCGTTCACCAAAGTCGGCGTCAAGATTGTGTTTTTCTTCGGTGGTCTGACCGTCGAGAAGAAACGTGCATCGTGGATTGGTCGTAGGAGGCGGAATTTACGAGATATTTACGACGTAGTCGGTATACTCGAAAAAGGAACTCTGACCAAAGATCTTCCGGAGAGATATGCTTCGTTACCCCCAACGATGGGAATTTTCACGTCTATGTTCTTGAAGTATATTTTGGGATGCGAA GTTTACATGACGATAGAGGAATGCGACGAAGAGATCATCGAATACGTTCATAAAAACGATTGTTTCGCTATCTTCGCCCAAGATTCGGATTTCCTCGCTAGCGATATTAAATGCGCCGTGTTATCTTCGAAGAACTTCAATATGGGTACCATGACGACGTTACTTTATGAACGCGAAGTGCTAGCTAAAATATTACGTATCCGAACCGATCAGTTACCTTTGCTAGCGGTGTTGGCCGGAAACGATTTGATTGACTTTGAAATACTTAAG GGGTTTCATTGCTCGATATGCggaataaaattcgaaaacaacGTGAAATTCGACATGCTGATGCCAGCCATCGGTAGATATATCAATAAACTGCCAGACCAGCCTATCGACGAATTACTGAAAACGATTTCCATCGACGTGTTCGGCGATGAATCCGCTCTAGGCTTGATTAAAGCTTGCTACAACAGTTATTTGGTCCAGGAGACTCCTA AGATAACGAATCCGGCCACGAAATGGTCCAGAGTGTTGCAAATTGCTCGGTTTCGCCATAGAAATGTCTTGACGCCGGCTGCCATCTGGGGTGTACTGAGTAATCAAGTTTTCGAACTAGCGGTGACCTTCGAAGATCTGAGAAGAGCTAATAATAACCGAGTTCGAGCTAACTCGTTCATACCTAGTGCTACGGTGACGCGTTTGCTGCGTCAAAAAATGTACGGAATTTTGTTATACGAGTACGAGCATTTGGCCGACGTTGAGATAAAGGAATGGTGCGGCGAGAATGAAGATAGTTATCTGCAACCGGTGATAGTCAAGCCTGTTGAACCTACTG TTCATCACCCTGGCTTGTTACAATTATGGAGTGATAATAATAGCGATCGACACATTcaaatgaaatggaaattgtTTTTATCGAGTATCTCGCCTAATATAACCTCCGTCAACGAATGGACAGCTTTGACCGAAGATCTGGTTGCTATTTCGGCGGCTCTTTTTTACCTTTTC GAGCAAGAATTCTTTAGTGGTTTCGAAATGAATGCTGCGATGGCTACGGTAGCCACATTCTCCCTGTACAGTCGAGAGAGATTGGAAACTTTATATTACGGACCACATAATTCGAGAGCAACCCACATTAGCGTTGCAGTAATTAGAACTTTCAGTATGGTTATCATGTTAATGGCTGCTTGCGGTTATCCGGTGCCCCTTTCTGGG GATTTAGTTTTCATTAAATTCGAAGccaaattgtttcaaattaagTACAAGGATATGAAGCAACGGAAAACGGTGGAGGAAATGTGTGAAAATGAC GAAAGGTGCATCGCTGTGTTCAACCAAATGAGGAAAGCTCTCAGTCGCGCTACTCGTAAAAGTAAAAGAAATACTAATCGAAAACCTCAACCGagtgaaaatgaccaaaaacagaCTGAGGATCAGGCTCAGACAGCGGAATCGAAAGAAGCATAA
- the LOC135848522 gene encoding cytochrome P450 4C1-like, giving the protein MALFGILDIVDSASLLIVLGVILITFLIKYIVTKCQRDPRMVKLAKTLPGPPALPLVGNSLDFHYKGDSVKLAVEYNKKYGDTYRLWLGKYLAVTFCNIDDLETVFMNSKMLGKPKLFQPFEDFFGDGIFVTRSISKWKKNRKYFLPVLNRNAFPRYTSIINEKTEFVAKKMQELVDGPVFDAWDYMPNLAFDIILKSSMNVDLDWNDSLLLQYYSAAVEAIDLCFKKLLSPWLQHKVINYLLYKNKSTKARKTVEEFIRKLIADKKEEILSEIEVHKNNTVASPDGVPPKRFLTLAYELAELENDENIMLDELITILSGGTDPGLITSLFLLMVAMHPDIQDKLYDELYEIFGDSDRPADENEVERLPYLDQVLKETLRRFPVPVMFREAEEDIKIGDRIIPADTIVIVSNSAVHFNPEYYPDPWKFNPDHFSPENVEKRPKLAFLAFSAGPRMCIGYNFGMFEMKLTLSALLRKFTFHTTMKLEDVHMDNGLMMTSVNGYKLTVTSRVRKPSYLKK; this is encoded by the exons ATGGCGTTGTTTGGAATTCTCGACATTGTCGACTCTGCATCGTTGCTGATTGTTTTGGGAGTTATTTTGATTACATTTCTAATCAAGTACATCGTTACCAAGTGTCAACGAGATCCTCGTATGGTGAAATTAGCCAAAACCTTGCCAGGTCCTCCAGCATTACCTCTGGTTGGGAATAGTTTGGATTTTCATTACAAAGGAG ATTCGGTGAAGCTGGCTGTCGAGTACAATAAAAAATACGGCGATACGTATCGATTATGGTTGGGCAAATACCTTGCGGTAACATTTTGCAACATTGATGAtttagaa ACTGTGTTCATGAACTCGAAAATGTTGGGAAaaccaaaactttttcaacCATTTGAGGATTTCTTCGGTGACGGGATATTCGTTACACGCTCAA tttcaaaatggaaaaagaatagaaaatattttttacctgTGCTAAACCGCAATGCGTTTCCCAGATATACATCCATAATTAACGAGAAAACTGAATTTGTGGCTAAGAAAATGCAAGAGTTGGTAGATGGTCCAGTATTTGACGCTTGGGATTACATGCCGAACTTGGCTTTTGATATTATTCTCA AATCATCGATGAATGTTGATCTGGACTGGAACGATAGTTTACTTTTGCAGTATTACAGTGCTGCTGTTGA GGCTATAGacttatgttttaaaaaattattgtcacCTTGGTTGCAACACAAGGTGATTAATTATTTGTTATACAAGAACAAATCCACAAAAGCTCGAAAAACAGTTGAGGAATTTATTCGAAAA CTGATTGCAGACAAAAAGGAAGAAATTCTGAGTGAAATAGAAGTCCATAAAAACAACACTGTGGCAAGCCCAGACG GTGTTCCTCCGAAACGATTTCTAACTTTGGCTTACGAATTGGCAGAActggaaaatgatgaaaatatcatGCTAGACGAACTTATCACAATACTGTCAGGG GGAACAGATCCAGGGCTCATAACCTCATTGTTCCTATTGATGGTTGCTATGCATCCAGATATACAG GATAAATTATACGACGAGCTGTACGAAATTTTTGGAGACAGTGACAGACCAGCTGATGAAAATGAAGTGGAACGATTGCCATACCTGGatcaagttttgaaagaaaCTTTGCGAAGATTTCCAGTACCTGTGATGTTTCGTGAAGCCGAGGAAgatattaaaatag GAGATCGAATTATTCCGGCTGATACCATCGTAATCGTATCGAATTCCGCGGTACACTTTAATCCTGAATATTATCCCGATCCTTGGAAATTCAATCCAGATCATTTTAGTCCTGAAAACGTGGAAAAACGTCCCAAATTGGCATTTTTAGCTTTCAGTGCTGGTCCCAGAATGTGTATAG GATACAATTTTGGtatgtttgaaatgaaactaacgCTGAGTGCATTGCTGAGAAAATTCACGTTTCATACAACCATGAAATTGGAGGACGTTCATATGGATAATGGACTCATGATGACTTCCGTGAATGGATATAAGTTGACTGTTACATCGCGAGTCAGGAAACCTTcttatttgaagaaataa